One genomic segment of Desulfobacterales bacterium includes these proteins:
- the gmhA gene encoding D-sedoheptulose 7-phosphate isomerase encodes MFDKTITDHNEAINSLFKIKDKIVNAGNLLSSAINNGKKILICGNGGSAADSQHFAAEIVGRFGKERRALPSIALTTDTSIITALTNDYSYEKVFERQVDALGNEGDVLIAISTSGNSDNIIKAVEIAKQKGIKTISLLGKDGGKQNNIADISIIVSSKITARVQEAHILILHLWAEIIESNL; translated from the coding sequence ATGTTTGATAAAACAATAACTGATCACAATGAAGCAATAAACAGCCTTTTTAAAATAAAAGATAAAATCGTGAACGCAGGAAATCTGCTTTCTTCTGCTATAAATAATGGTAAAAAAATTCTTATCTGCGGAAATGGTGGCTCCGCTGCTGATTCCCAGCATTTTGCAGCAGAAATAGTAGGACGGTTTGGAAAGGAAAGAAGAGCTCTTCCATCAATTGCTTTAACTACGGATACATCAATAATTACAGCCTTAACCAATGATTACTCCTATGAAAAAGTTTTTGAAAGACAAGTTGATGCTCTTGGAAATGAAGGAGATGTTCTTATAGCAATATCAACTTCTGGAAACTCAGACAATATAATAAAAGCTGTTGAAATCGCTAAACAAAAAGGCATTAAAACAATATCTTTATTAGGCAAGGATGGAGGCAAACAAAATAATATCGCGGATATATCTATAATTGTTTCATCCAAGATAACTGCCCGCGTTCAAGAAGCCCATATCCTTATTTTGCACTTATGGGCAGAAATAATTGAATCAAACCTTTAA
- the hldE gene encoding bifunctional D-glycero-beta-D-manno-heptose-7-phosphate kinase/D-glycero-beta-D-manno-heptose 1-phosphate adenylyltransferase HldE, with translation MEFFPDFSNCTVTVIGDIMLDMYIWGEVERISPEAPVPVLKINERTFNLGGSGNVAANLAGLKCKTILIGTVGDDHFAELLKGLASKIGIDNSFVTNPFFPTTTKTRVIAQGQQLIRLDEEETKEFGDEISEKIIKQFEEVATQSNAVILSDYGKGVLKGKTASKIIEKCKLMKIPVFIDPKGKIWDKYKGATCITPNLSEFQAIAPLAKKDNLEIHAKRIIKNLGLEYLIVTKGKDGLSLFGKDFKTVHISAEAKEVFDVSGAGDTVISTLSACYGSGTSIENSAKIANAAAGIVVGKIGTQPIILSELKDNLMNKKITASNKSLTLDQAQEIISSWRNQGKRIVFTNGCFDILHVGHIKLLNSAAEEGDKLIIGLNSDSSIKRLKGSQRPIIPEEERAALLGSIRSVDLVIIFSEDTPLNLIEKIKPDVLVKGGDYTVETVVGHERVQDYGGKLILVPIVDGVSTTKVIESVKSRLK, from the coding sequence ATGGAATTTTTTCCTGATTTTTCAAATTGTACTGTAACAGTTATTGGCGATATAATGCTTGATATGTATATTTGGGGAGAAGTTGAAAGGATTTCTCCAGAAGCCCCGGTTCCAGTTTTAAAAATAAACGAAAGAACTTTTAATTTAGGCGGCTCAGGAAACGTTGCAGCAAACTTAGCAGGTCTAAAATGTAAAACAATTCTTATTGGAACAGTGGGAGATGACCATTTTGCTGAATTGCTAAAAGGGCTTGCATCTAAAATAGGAATAGATAATAGTTTTGTTACTAACCCGTTTTTTCCTACTACTACAAAAACACGTGTAATTGCCCAAGGCCAGCAGCTTATAAGACTTGATGAAGAAGAAACAAAAGAATTCGGAGATGAAATATCTGAAAAAATAATTAAACAATTTGAAGAAGTTGCAACGCAGTCTAATGCAGTTATTCTTTCAGATTATGGAAAAGGAGTTTTAAAAGGAAAAACAGCTTCAAAAATAATAGAAAAATGTAAATTAATGAAAATTCCTGTATTTATAGACCCAAAAGGAAAGATATGGGATAAATATAAAGGTGCTACCTGTATTACACCTAATTTATCTGAATTTCAAGCTATAGCTCCCCTTGCAAAAAAAGATAATTTAGAAATACATGCAAAGCGGATTATAAAAAATCTTGGCTTAGAATATCTTATTGTAACAAAAGGTAAAGACGGCCTTTCATTATTCGGTAAGGATTTTAAAACTGTGCATATATCTGCCGAAGCAAAGGAAGTATTTGATGTATCTGGAGCTGGAGATACTGTAATATCTACTCTTTCAGCTTGTTATGGTTCAGGAACTTCCATTGAAAATTCAGCTAAAATAGCAAATGCTGCAGCAGGAATTGTAGTCGGAAAAATCGGAACTCAGCCGATAATACTTTCAGAGCTTAAAGACAATTTGATGAATAAAAAAATAACAGCATCAAATAAATCTTTAACCCTTGATCAAGCCCAAGAAATAATATCTTCATGGAGAAATCAAGGGAAACGCATTGTATTTACCAATGGCTGTTTCGATATTCTTCATGTAGGTCATATAAAACTCTTAAATTCTGCAGCAGAAGAAGGAGACAAGCTAATTATAGGACTAAATTCGGATTCTTCTATAAAAAGGCTTAAAGGCAGTCAAAGGCCTATAATTCCTGAGGAAGAACGAGCTGCGCTTTTGGGTAGCATACGATCTGTTGACCTTGTAATAATTTTTTCTGAAGATACTCCCCTTAACCTTATCGAAAAAATTAAACCAGACGTTCTTGTAAAAGGCGGTGATTACACTGTTGAAACGGTTGTAGGTCATGAAAGAGTTCAAGACTATGGAGGAAAACTTATTCTTGTTCCCATTGTTGACGGAGTTAGCACTACAAAAGTTATAGAATCAGTAAAAAGTAGATTGAAATAA
- a CDS encoding 3-deoxy-D-manno-octulosonic acid transferase, protein MNYTNSLKATILLYNCLWKLIIPLLKFNKRLQDGFEQRTLKINDLPKSDVWIQAASAGEAYLALDIIKNFNPENSLKIYLTTNTKQGFELINKGISAYKGSFSVKTGYFPFDAPSLMEIAVKTIKPKLMILLETEIWPGLLYSLKKSGIKTVIINGRITEQSLKGYTGFSSLLKQLAPNKILAISDGDKFKFEHIFGQGIGEVMSNIKFDRVGLNNSMDSDKNPLKNIIPDKADFIVLASIRQEEELLVHNMILEISSKYKDLIIGLFPRHMERINQWESLLNKSQLKWTLRSKINSPTSNGTIILWDKFGELNAAYNYATAAFVGGSLLPLGGQNFLEPLTCGITPVIGPFWENFAWIGREIIEKKLVLEAPTWSDAVELIINNIKNIPQKELISKSAFEYLKEKQGGTLKAVSEIKKFLNKK, encoded by the coding sequence ATGAATTATACTAACAGCTTAAAGGCAACTATTTTGCTTTACAACTGCCTCTGGAAATTAATTATTCCTCTGCTAAAATTTAATAAGCGGCTTCAAGATGGATTTGAACAGAGAACTTTGAAAATTAACGATTTACCTAAATCTGATGTTTGGATACAAGCCGCTTCAGCAGGAGAAGCTTATCTTGCCCTTGATATCATAAAAAATTTTAACCCAGAAAACTCACTAAAAATTTATTTAACTACAAATACAAAACAAGGTTTTGAATTAATAAATAAAGGCATATCCGCGTATAAAGGCTCTTTTTCTGTTAAAACAGGATATTTTCCTTTTGATGCTCCGTCTTTAATGGAGATTGCTGTAAAAACAATTAAGCCCAAATTGATGATACTCCTTGAAACTGAAATATGGCCTGGACTTCTTTATTCTCTGAAAAAATCTGGTATTAAAACAGTAATTATAAACGGAAGAATTACGGAGCAAAGTTTGAAAGGCTATACAGGATTTTCGTCTCTTTTAAAACAGCTCGCTCCAAATAAAATTTTAGCCATATCTGATGGTGATAAGTTCAAATTTGAACATATTTTTGGGCAGGGTATAGGAGAAGTGATGTCCAACATAAAGTTTGACAGAGTTGGGCTTAATAATTCAATGGACTCTGACAAAAATCCTTTGAAAAACATAATTCCAGATAAGGCTGATTTTATTGTTCTTGCGTCAATACGGCAGGAAGAAGAGCTTTTAGTTCATAATATGATACTTGAAATAAGCTCAAAATATAAAGACTTAATTATTGGTCTTTTCCCCCGCCACATGGAAAGAATAAATCAATGGGAAAGCCTTTTAAATAAATCCCAATTAAAATGGACTTTAAGGTCAAAAATAAATAGTCCAACATCTAATGGAACTATTATTCTTTGGGATAAGTTTGGAGAATTGAATGCAGCTTATAACTATGCAACAGCCGCCTTTGTAGGAGGAAGTCTTTTGCCGCTTGGAGGACAAAATTTCCTTGAGCCTCTAACCTGCGGTATAACTCCTGTAATCGGTCCATTTTGGGAAAATTTTGCATGGATTGGAAGGGAAATTATCGAAAAAAAACTGGTTCTTGAAGCTCCAACGTGGTCAGATGCTGTCGAACTTATAATAAATAATATAAAAAATATCCCTCAAAAAGAACTTATCTCAAAATCCGCTTTTGAATATTTAAAGGAAAAACAAGGCGGAACTCTTAAAGCTGTATCCGAAATAAAAAAATTTTTGAATAAAAAATGA
- a CDS encoding radical SAM protein — MFEVIRPSIIAIDPITFCQLRCPGCPNTGRGTAPLMGHGRLTFQKFKELIDINPNIQTIEFDCFGELFLNKELLLMIEYAFNKGICSTLSTSNFNYVRPDVLEGLVKYGVRSLGCAIDGATPETYKIYRKRGNFDQVMANIKELVRLKKLYNSQYPKLTWQFVVFGHNEHEIPLVKSLSAELGMKISFKMAWNTNYAPIRNKKFVMDQLGWLSTNREDYESVTNQPYMNSVCLQLWRAPRINWDGKVLGCCWTQTGFNANVFTDGYLNAINNPQIKYARKMLMGKSKPRDDIQCSRCHIYKLKLKTGKFLTTKELLSVQNPSWFRLARNFYQKSGLRKILNFRSLK, encoded by the coding sequence GTGTTTGAAGTAATTCGTCCATCAATAATCGCGATAGATCCTATAACCTTTTGCCAACTAAGATGTCCAGGATGTCCAAATACAGGTCGAGGAACTGCTCCATTAATGGGACATGGAAGATTAACATTTCAGAAATTTAAGGAATTGATTGATATTAATCCAAATATTCAAACCATTGAGTTTGACTGTTTTGGAGAATTATTTCTTAATAAAGAGCTTTTGCTAATGATTGAATATGCTTTTAATAAAGGAATTTGTTCTACCTTAAGCACATCTAATTTTAATTATGTTAGACCTGATGTCCTTGAAGGACTTGTAAAATATGGAGTTAGATCGTTGGGTTGCGCTATAGATGGAGCTACCCCTGAAACCTATAAAATATATCGAAAACGGGGCAACTTTGATCAAGTTATGGCAAATATTAAGGAATTGGTTCGGTTAAAAAAATTATATAATTCTCAGTATCCGAAATTAACATGGCAGTTTGTAGTTTTTGGGCATAATGAGCATGAAATTCCTTTAGTTAAAAGTTTATCTGCTGAGTTAGGTATGAAAATTTCTTTTAAAATGGCTTGGAATACGAATTATGCTCCGATTCGTAATAAAAAATTTGTAATGGATCAGCTTGGCTGGCTATCAACGAATCGTGAGGATTATGAATCCGTCACAAATCAGCCTTATATGAATTCAGTCTGCCTTCAGTTATGGAGAGCTCCACGCATTAATTGGGATGGTAAAGTACTCGGTTGTTGCTGGACTCAAACTGGTTTTAATGCAAATGTTTTTACAGACGGATATTTGAACGCTATTAATAATCCTCAAATTAAATATGCGAGAAAAATGTTGATGGGAAAATCAAAGCCTCGTGACGATATACAATGTTCAAGATGCCATATTTATAAATTGAAGCTCAAAACTGGAAAGTTTCTTACAACTAAGGAGCTTTTAAGTGTTCAAAATCCAAGCTGGTTTAGACTTGCCCGCAATTTCTATCAAAAATCGGGTTTGAGAAAAATATTAAATTTTCGGTCTTTAAAGTAA
- a CDS encoding polysaccharide pyruvyl transferase family protein: MDSIKNKLLRIKDHIRLTIFDNIKKIYNSKSLLNNQHNQDRKIHIVYFSCEQHFKYIFLSLKSIEMLSLPFIGKIYLYFDKRFPLNKSQKKALKNICLDISIRKTKLPMSWGGAKLIINELIAFKEISIETYANDYIAKIDSDVIVISDKIFRKVLDSSCHIIGQSYTNQLDFTYTQGGCYFLSVSTVPVIFEEKIQNIAIKTAKQTNNPLFNCPEDSFIYNLVKFKNLSIGFETYFHPMNDTILPNNLNQEFSIIHFENRKKKMIKFGELFFQSKALESVSKIDTVKTAYSCMIWGGYGWGNVGDELTLDIAFKELSKSFDTSSIFILSPAPEYSKWLYPERQIIPFVPIDKDLTTTEILNLKNTPLWVDILYKCKLLFLVGGGYLTDLFNIKAKLQPIALAQKFNIPIRTAPIGIGPFKAKNNEHITAYFLQNSDLWVRDEDSLEFAYQNGIFAKLQCDDGFKIKDFYPEIFNVLNKKKKNNEIFKIGVCIFNQHGADNFASIENWWVDFFKFMQNKSLGLFFEGFCFHTSLNLDFYTMIKIFQKAELPLKNILPPFIDFREALKNLINYDMIISSRFHAIVTASTIGMQSLAIASGEYYISKMKSSSNVNPQITRLIIPEFTSYDEMAEIVMDWKINSAK, from the coding sequence ATGGATAGCATTAAAAATAAATTATTAAGAATAAAAGATCATATTCGATTAACAATATTTGATAACATTAAAAAAATATACAATTCAAAATCCTTATTAAACAATCAGCATAATCAAGATAGAAAAATTCATATCGTTTATTTTTCGTGCGAACAGCATTTTAAATATATATTTTTATCCTTAAAAAGTATTGAAATGCTTTCATTGCCTTTTATCGGAAAAATTTATCTATATTTTGATAAAAGATTTCCATTAAATAAATCTCAAAAAAAAGCTTTAAAAAATATTTGTCTTGATATTTCCATAAGAAAAACAAAGCTTCCAATGAGTTGGGGAGGTGCGAAGCTTATTATAAATGAGCTTATAGCCTTTAAAGAAATTTCTATTGAAACTTACGCAAATGATTATATAGCTAAAATTGATTCCGATGTTATAGTAATATCTGATAAAATCTTTAGAAAAGTTTTAGACTCATCGTGTCATATTATCGGCCAGTCCTATACTAATCAGCTAGATTTTACTTATACACAAGGCGGCTGTTATTTTTTATCGGTTTCAACTGTTCCAGTTATTTTTGAAGAAAAAATTCAAAATATCGCAATAAAAACAGCTAAACAGACAAACAATCCTCTTTTCAATTGCCCTGAAGATTCTTTTATATACAACCTTGTAAAATTTAAAAATTTGTCTATCGGATTTGAAACATATTTTCACCCAATGAATGATACAATTCTACCGAATAATTTAAATCAAGAATTTAGTATTATTCATTTTGAAAATCGAAAGAAAAAAATGATCAAATTCGGAGAACTTTTTTTTCAAAGTAAAGCTTTAGAATCAGTTTCAAAAATAGATACTGTTAAAACAGCTTATTCCTGTATGATATGGGGTGGATACGGATGGGGTAATGTCGGCGATGAATTAACATTAGATATAGCATTTAAAGAGCTTTCAAAAAGTTTTGATACATCATCAATATTTATACTTTCTCCTGCGCCCGAATATTCTAAATGGCTTTATCCCGAAAGGCAAATCATTCCTTTTGTACCGATAGACAAAGACTTAACTACAACGGAAATTTTAAATCTAAAAAATACGCCGTTATGGGTGGATATTTTGTATAAATGTAAACTCCTTTTTCTTGTAGGTGGTGGCTATTTGACGGATCTTTTTAATATTAAAGCAAAATTACAGCCCATTGCTTTAGCCCAAAAATTTAATATTCCGATTAGAACTGCGCCAATAGGGATAGGGCCATTTAAAGCTAAAAATAATGAACATATAACCGCATATTTTCTACAAAATTCTGATTTATGGGTAAGAGATGAAGATTCTCTTGAATTTGCCTATCAAAATGGCATATTCGCAAAACTCCAATGTGATGACGGTTTTAAAATAAAAGATTTTTATCCAGAAATATTTAATGTTCTGAATAAAAAAAAGAAAAATAATGAAATTTTTAAGATCGGAGTTTGCATATTTAATCAGCATGGAGCAGATAATTTTGCAAGTATAGAAAACTGGTGGGTTGATTTTTTTAAATTCATGCAAAATAAATCATTAGGTTTATTTTTTGAAGGGTTTTGCTTTCATACATCTTTAAATCTTGATTTTTATACAATGATTAAGATATTTCAAAAGGCAGAGTTACCATTAAAAAATATTCTACCGCCTTTTATAGATTTTAGAGAAGCTCTTAAAAATCTTATTAATTACGATATGATTATATCTTCGAGATTCCATGCTATAGTAACGGCCTCAACAATAGGAATGCAGAGTTTAGCAATAGCATCTGGAGAATATTATATATCAAAAATGAAATCATCGTCAAACGTTAATCCCCAAATAACGCGTTTAATCATTCCTGAATTTACTTCCTATGATGAAATGGCTGAAATTGTTATGGATTGGAAAATAAATAGTGCAAAATAG